The following nucleotide sequence is from Natronorubrum aibiense.
ACGGCAGGCCGACCTCCCGGACGACTATCAACATCTGTTAAGCGAGGACGCAATGGGCGAACTGCACCTCCTCTGTGCGATGGCGAACAACCCGGACATCCTCCAGTCATACATGCGCTACGGCACGACGCTGTGGACGGAGGGTGGACTCGAGCCGGCTGATCTCGAGCGCTGTATTCTTACCGTTGCACGGGCGCTGGATGCGCCGTACGAGTGGCACCAGCACGTTCCGATTGCCCGTGACGCCGGCGTGTCGGACGACGAACTGCGTGCCATCGCAGAGGGTGACTTCGAGCCGTTCGACGATCGCCAGCAGGCACTGCTCCGATACGTCGACGCGGTCGTGCGGGGCGACGTTGACGACGACCGATTCGAGCGGCTCTCCCAGTACCTCCCCCCGGAGACGATCGTCGGCGTCACCTTGCTGGCGACGCACTATCTCGCGACCGCCCGATTTCTGGATGCGCTCGATATTGCGCCCGAGGAGCCGTTCATCGGCTGGGAACTCGAGGGCGAGTAACCACACGAACGGCCCCAAGCGAAGTATTATGCGCCGGTAGTGTAAAGAACACACATGGCAGACCGTGTACTCCTCGAGTGTCGCGAGCGCATTGCGACGATCACCGTCAACCGACCGGCAAAGCGGAACGCGATGGACGTGCCGACTCGTGAGGACCTGCGGGCGGCGTTCGAAGCCGCCGTCGACGACGCCGACGTGCGAGCAATCGTGCTCCGTGGTGCCGGCGACGGCTCGTTCATCGCGGGTGGTGACATCGACTCTTTTACCGAGTTCGATCTCGTCGACGGCCTCGAGTACGGGGCCAAACACGGGCAGGGACTATACAATTTCGTTGCGAACGTTCCGAAGCCGACGATCGCTGCCGTCGACGGCTACGCCCTCGGTGGCGGCACGGAAATCGCGCTCGCGTGTGATATCCGCCTCGCGACGCCGGATGCGGTCTTTGGCCTGCCCGAGATCGAGCTCGGGATCATTCCGGGTGGCGGTGGTACCCAGCGGCTGGTTCATGTCGTCGGCGCCGGCATCGCTCGAGAACTGGTCCTGACCGGTCGTCTCGTCGATGCATCCGAAGCAGCGGAGATCGGCCTCGTGAACCACGTCTATTCCGAGGGGACGTTCGACGACGAAGTCACGAAGCTGGCGACCCAACTCGCCGCGAAGGCACCGATCGCCACCCGACTGGCCAAGGACGCGATCGATCGGAGTCTGAACATCGAACAGGGACTGGATTTCGAACGCGTCGCCAGTGCG
It contains:
- a CDS encoding carboxymuconolactone decarboxylase family protein translates to MARVPLQRQADLPDDYQHLLSEDAMGELHLLCAMANNPDILQSYMRYGTTLWTEGGLEPADLERCILTVARALDAPYEWHQHVPIARDAGVSDDELRAIAEGDFEPFDDRQQALLRYVDAVVRGDVDDDRFERLSQYLPPETIVGVTLLATHYLATARFLDALDIAPEEPFIGWELEGE
- a CDS encoding enoyl-CoA hydratase/isomerase family protein, with amino-acid sequence MADRVLLECRERIATITVNRPAKRNAMDVPTREDLRAAFEAAVDDADVRAIVLRGAGDGSFIAGGDIDSFTEFDLVDGLEYGAKHGQGLYNFVANVPKPTIAAVDGYALGGGTEIALACDIRLATPDAVFGLPEIELGIIPGGGGTQRLVHVVGAGIARELVLTGRLVDASEAAEIGLVNHVYSEGTFDDEVTKLATQLAAKAPIATRLAKDAIDRSLNIEQGLDFERVASALLFGTDDQKEGARAFLEGREPEYRGT